One stretch of Micromonospora echinospora DNA includes these proteins:
- a CDS encoding saccharopine dehydrogenase family protein, with protein sequence MRADRRYDLVLFGATGFTGGLTAEYLARHAPERLRWALAGRNPDKLAAVRERLAAIDPALAELPLLTADVTDPASLRAVAECARVVATTVGPYVHHGEPLVAACAAAGTDYLDITGEPEFVDRMYVRHHAEAVRTGARLVHACGFDSIPHDLGVWYTVKQLPADGPIAVDGYVRAGGRFSAGTYHSALTAFSRTGETSRAARARRAMEPGPDGRRVRAVPGKVGRVREFGQWAVPLPTIDPQVVRRSAAARPEYGPDFRYRHFAAMKRLPTVLVAGVGLAGVMGLVKVAPTRRWLLGRLASGQGPTAEQRAKSWFRVRFVGTGGGRRVVTEVAGGDPGYDETAKMLAESALCLAFDDLPETAGQVTPAAAMGDALLDRLVRAGITFRTLPA encoded by the coding sequence ATGCGCGCAGACCGTCGGTACGACCTCGTCCTGTTCGGCGCCACCGGCTTCACCGGCGGGCTCACCGCCGAGTACCTGGCCCGGCACGCGCCGGAGCGGCTGCGCTGGGCGCTGGCCGGGCGTAACCCGGACAAGCTGGCCGCGGTGCGGGAGCGGCTCGCCGCGATCGACCCGGCCCTGGCCGAGCTGCCCCTGCTCACCGCCGACGTGACCGACCCGGCGTCGCTGCGGGCGGTGGCCGAGTGCGCCCGGGTGGTGGCCACCACCGTCGGCCCGTACGTGCACCACGGCGAGCCGCTGGTGGCCGCCTGCGCCGCGGCCGGCACCGACTACCTCGACATCACCGGCGAGCCGGAGTTCGTCGACCGGATGTACGTGCGGCACCACGCCGAGGCGGTACGCACCGGGGCACGCCTGGTGCACGCCTGCGGCTTCGACTCGATCCCGCACGACCTGGGCGTCTGGTACACGGTCAAGCAACTGCCGGCCGACGGGCCGATCGCCGTGGACGGCTACGTGCGGGCCGGTGGCCGGTTCTCCGCCGGGACGTACCACTCGGCGCTCACCGCGTTCTCCCGTACCGGTGAGACGAGCCGGGCGGCGCGGGCCCGGCGGGCGATGGAGCCCGGCCCGGACGGGCGCCGGGTCCGCGCGGTGCCGGGCAAGGTCGGCCGGGTACGCGAGTTCGGCCAGTGGGCGGTGCCGCTGCCCACCATCGACCCGCAGGTGGTCCGCCGGTCCGCGGCGGCCCGCCCGGAGTACGGGCCGGACTTCCGCTACCGGCACTTTGCGGCCATGAAGCGGCTGCCCACGGTGCTTGTCGCCGGAGTCGGGCTGGCCGGTGTGATGGGGCTGGTGAAGGTGGCGCCGACGCGGCGCTGGCTGCTCGGGCGGCTCGCCTCCGGGCAGGGGCCGACAGCCGAGCAGCGGGCGAAGTCGTGGTTCCGGGTGCGGTTCGTGGGCACCGGCGGCGGCCGCCGGGTGGTGACCGAGGTGGCCGGCGGCGACCCGGGATACGACGAGACCGCCAAGATGCTCGCGGAGTCGGCGCTCTGCCTGGCCTTCGACGACCTGCCGGAGACCGCCGGGCAGGTCACGCCGGCCGCGGCGATGGGTGACGCGCTGCTGGACCGGCTGGTCCGCGCGGGCATCACGTTCCGCACGCTGCCGGCGTGA
- a CDS encoding cytochrome c biogenesis CcdA family protein, with translation MTGALLLALTAGMLGAVNPCGFAMLPAYLSLLVADGRGAVGRALTATAALTLGYVLVFGAFGLAVAPAADWLRPRLPWLTVTLGVLLTLAGCWLLAGRRLPAPRPLRAAPRLTRTWPSMVLFGAAYALTSLSCAIAPFLAIVVTSLRAGSPVRGLALFGAYALGMALVVGVAALAVALLRGRVVARLRGAGAWAPRLSGLVLVVAGGYVAWYGWYEVRLAEGRYDAFTDPVIRAAAEVQQTLVRALDTAGPAVLAAVLAALLLAALPLTRRPRPSHPRPSRPRSHDLAVGARAEGVNRTSRGPQVQDRGGEAGTAAGERVSAG, from the coding sequence ATGACCGGCGCGCTGCTGCTCGCCCTGACCGCGGGCATGCTCGGCGCGGTCAACCCGTGCGGCTTCGCGATGCTGCCCGCGTACCTGTCGTTGCTGGTGGCCGACGGGCGCGGCGCGGTCGGCCGCGCGCTCACCGCGACGGCCGCGCTCACCCTCGGGTACGTGCTGGTGTTCGGCGCGTTCGGGCTGGCCGTGGCGCCGGCCGCGGACTGGCTGCGCCCCCGGCTGCCGTGGCTGACTGTCACGCTCGGCGTGCTGCTGACGCTGGCCGGGTGCTGGCTGCTCGCCGGACGGCGACTGCCCGCGCCGCGCCCGCTGCGCGCCGCGCCCCGGCTCACCCGCACCTGGCCGTCGATGGTGCTGTTCGGCGCGGCGTACGCGCTCACGTCGCTGAGCTGCGCGATCGCGCCGTTCCTGGCGATCGTGGTGACCAGCCTGCGGGCCGGGTCGCCGGTGCGCGGGCTGGCGCTGTTCGGGGCGTACGCGCTGGGGATGGCGCTCGTGGTCGGGGTGGCCGCGCTCGCCGTGGCGCTGCTGCGCGGCCGGGTCGTGGCGCGACTGCGCGGCGCGGGCGCGTGGGCGCCGCGCCTGAGCGGCCTGGTGCTCGTGGTCGCGGGCGGTTACGTCGCCTGGTACGGCTGGTACGAGGTGCGCCTCGCCGAGGGCCGGTACGACGCCTTCACCGACCCGGTGATCCGCGCCGCCGCCGAGGTCCAGCAGACCCTGGTACGAGCCCTCGACACCGCCGGCCCCGCCGTGCTCGCCGCGGTCCTCGCGGCCCTGCTCCTGGCCGCCCTGCCCCTCACCCGCCGCCCTCGCCCGTCCCACCCCCGCCCGTCCCGCCCTCGCTCCCACGATCTTGCAGTTGGGGCCCGGGCGGAAGGGGTGAACCGGACTTCTCGTGGGCCGCAAGTGCAAGATCGCGGGGGAGAGGCGGGGACGGCGGCGGGGGAGCGGGTCAGCGCGGGGTGA
- a CDS encoding TlpA family protein disulfide reductase has translation MPPRAASRLTAAVLAATLAAATACAAGPEAGAVPPAAPAAAPSDIASPVATPGGPTSAPPAAVPATLSFTGKTLDGTAFSAADLAGRPVLLWFWAPWCATCASQAWTVAEIAPAYRDTVPIVGVAGLGEQKAMKDFVTEFDLAGTTQIDDRKGALWRRFKVTEQSTFVVLDRTGRVVHQGFLDGEALTRQVETLARG, from the coding sequence ATGCCACCGCGCGCCGCCAGCCGCCTCACCGCCGCCGTACTGGCCGCCACGCTCGCCGCCGCCACGGCCTGCGCGGCCGGACCCGAGGCCGGCGCGGTGCCCCCCGCGGCCCCGGCCGCCGCGCCGTCGGACATCGCGTCCCCGGTCGCGACGCCGGGCGGGCCGACGTCCGCGCCACCGGCCGCGGTGCCGGCCACGCTGTCGTTCACCGGCAAGACCCTCGACGGTACGGCGTTCTCCGCCGCCGACCTGGCCGGGCGGCCGGTGCTGCTCTGGTTCTGGGCGCCCTGGTGCGCCACCTGCGCCAGCCAGGCGTGGACGGTGGCCGAGATCGCCCCCGCCTACCGGGACACGGTCCCGATCGTCGGCGTCGCCGGGCTCGGCGAGCAGAAGGCGATGAAGGACTTCGTCACCGAGTTCGACCTGGCCGGCACGACCCAGATCGACGACCGGAAGGGCGCGCTGTGGCGCCGGTTCAAGGTGACCGAGCAGAGCACGTTCGTCGTCCTGGACCGAACCGGCCGGGTCGTCCACCAGGGATTCCTGGACGGTGAGGCGCTGACCCGGCAGGTCGAGACGCTGGCCCGGGGATGA
- a CDS encoding MerR family transcriptional regulator, with translation MTAVESELRSIGELARASGLTVSALRFYDRSGVLPPARVDPVTGYRWYAEEQVAPARLVAGLRRVGMPLTGIAEALRHRHRPAEVHRLLDAHLRRLEDGLADARRELSRIRSLIDPEETTVTTRLVLSRTDLAAAVDAVRFAVGADPALPVLSGVLLEVALDGVHLFATDRFRLAVARVGATVDGPPVSVLLPVAAVDELRALLDAAGSLSGLDGSDVAEVVVTPDGVTVTVAGRPLTAVPLPYDFPDYRRLLRAQLGDAPAYRIPFDGAALRAALTADGVPVCRRAHEGVEHEVVALGLDGRGELRLVDPNGTDGADGAGALRVAVNREYLLDALGSGDGQLVLELDGPITPLAVRRADDADAFSVLMPVRL, from the coding sequence ATGACGGCCGTGGAGAGCGAGCTTCGCAGCATCGGCGAACTGGCCCGGGCCAGCGGCTTGACGGTCAGCGCGTTACGGTTCTACGACCGTTCCGGCGTGCTGCCCCCGGCCCGGGTGGACCCGGTGACCGGCTACCGCTGGTACGCCGAGGAGCAGGTGGCCCCGGCCCGCCTGGTGGCCGGGCTGCGCCGGGTGGGGATGCCGCTGACCGGCATCGCCGAGGCGCTGCGGCACCGGCACCGGCCGGCCGAGGTGCACCGCCTGCTGGACGCGCACCTGCGCCGCCTGGAGGACGGCCTGGCCGACGCGCGTCGTGAACTCTCCCGGATCCGCAGCCTGATCGACCCGGAGGAGACCACTGTGACCACCCGCCTCGTGCTGTCCCGCACCGACCTCGCCGCCGCCGTGGACGCCGTACGCTTCGCCGTCGGCGCCGACCCCGCGCTGCCGGTCCTGTCCGGCGTGCTGCTGGAGGTCGCCCTCGACGGGGTGCACCTGTTCGCCACCGACCGGTTCCGGCTCGCCGTGGCCCGGGTCGGCGCCACTGTCGACGGCCCGCCGGTGAGCGTGCTGCTGCCGGTGGCTGCCGTCGACGAGCTGCGGGCGCTGCTGGACGCCGCCGGATCGCTGTCGGGCCTCGACGGCTCGGACGTTGCCGAGGTCGTCGTCACCCCCGACGGGGTGACTGTCACGGTGGCGGGCCGGCCGCTGACCGCCGTCCCGCTGCCGTACGACTTCCCGGACTACCGGCGGCTGCTGCGGGCGCAGCTCGGCGACGCGCCCGCGTACCGGATCCCGTTCGACGGCGCGGCGCTGCGCGCGGCGCTCACCGCCGACGGCGTCCCCGTCTGCCGCCGGGCGCACGAGGGCGTCGAGCACGAGGTGGTGGCGCTCGGCCTGGACGGCCGCGGCGAGCTGCGCCTGGTCGACCCGAACGGCACGGACGGCGCGGACGGCGCGGGTGCGCTCCGGGTGGCGGTGAACCGGGAGTACCTGCTGGACGCGCTGGGGTCCGGCGACGGCCAGCTCGTGCTGGAACTGGACGGCCCGATCACGCCCCTGGCGGTGCGGCGGGCCGACGACGCGGACGCCTTCTCGGTGCTGATGCCGGTACGCCTCTGA
- a CDS encoding ferric reductase-like transmembrane domain-containing protein, which translates to MARAQQNEKTTTVRTTTSSRGVRTMSKSAIAALTASALGLAWAGVELAGAGGLMYSYGFFFTEFFAGVVALVALSITVMLGLLATDRLVLLIRHRVLLQSAHRATGVLGVAGLVFHVITKVAIGRAGPTDAVVPFIGGTGLYVGLGTVAALLMVGVLWTGIVRVRFAGVGPKWFWRALHSMAYVSWPFALVHGLNAGRPAATWVLLSYLACVLAVVLALMVRLSVHLGKRSREQHQAAALNKAMAGKGEERTGVFAAITRKKATTKEDSGAGRGRWAEATATWTAPAGTARRRDPERFAVPVVPEPGSLREPVRAAAARRRDEERVAVRVREEEREPVLLDRDEELVPARRSDGERSRRRRRSGEEPAGRRSRTEEERVSRRSRLDEERAGRRSRADEDVAARYSAPPESGGRHSAPPDTGGRHSAPPDSSRYASPAEVARYSAPPRVGNEAEEPWDSPRRWETRPVSGEPISAGPISGTPMSAEPLSGSGRRYRDEEDVPEEPDYWRPPARYDADEAFVDDTPTLVDLASRRAMRAGKDSRSRRKRADADAVDGAYWAGLRGEAR; encoded by the coding sequence ATGGCCCGGGCACAGCAGAACGAGAAGACGACGACCGTCCGGACCACCACCAGCAGCCGTGGTGTCCGGACCATGTCGAAGTCCGCGATCGCGGCGCTGACCGCTTCCGCGCTCGGCCTCGCGTGGGCCGGAGTGGAGCTGGCCGGTGCCGGCGGGCTCATGTACTCGTACGGATTCTTCTTCACCGAGTTCTTCGCCGGGGTGGTCGCCCTGGTCGCGCTCAGCATCACCGTGATGCTGGGCCTGCTCGCCACCGACCGCCTGGTGCTGCTCATCCGGCACCGCGTGCTGCTCCAGTCGGCGCACCGCGCCACCGGCGTGCTCGGCGTGGCCGGACTGGTCTTCCACGTCATCACCAAGGTGGCGATCGGCCGGGCCGGCCCCACCGACGCGGTGGTGCCGTTCATCGGCGGCACCGGCCTCTACGTCGGACTGGGCACAGTCGCCGCGCTGCTGATGGTGGGCGTGCTCTGGACCGGAATCGTCCGGGTCCGGTTCGCCGGAGTCGGTCCCAAGTGGTTCTGGCGGGCACTGCACTCGATGGCCTACGTGTCCTGGCCGTTCGCGCTGGTGCACGGCCTCAACGCCGGCCGGCCCGCGGCGACCTGGGTGCTGCTCAGCTACCTCGCCTGCGTGCTGGCCGTGGTGCTGGCGCTGATGGTGCGGCTCTCCGTCCACCTGGGCAAGCGCAGCCGGGAACAGCATCAGGCCGCCGCGCTCAACAAGGCCATGGCCGGCAAGGGCGAGGAGCGGACCGGCGTGTTCGCCGCGATCACCCGCAAGAAGGCCACCACCAAGGAGGACAGCGGCGCCGGCCGGGGCCGCTGGGCCGAGGCGACCGCCACCTGGACCGCGCCGGCCGGCACCGCCCGGCGGCGCGACCCCGAGCGGTTCGCCGTACCCGTGGTGCCGGAACCCGGGTCGCTGCGCGAACCGGTCCGTGCGGCCGCCGCCCGCCGCCGCGACGAGGAGCGGGTCGCCGTCCGGGTACGCGAGGAGGAGCGCGAGCCGGTCCTCCTCGACCGGGACGAGGAACTGGTGCCGGCACGCCGGTCCGACGGCGAACGGTCCCGCCGTCGTCGCCGGTCCGGCGAGGAGCCGGCGGGCCGCCGGTCCCGGACCGAGGAGGAGCGGGTGAGCCGCCGGTCCCGGCTGGACGAGGAACGGGCCGGTCGCCGCTCCCGGGCCGACGAGGACGTAGCCGCCCGCTACTCGGCGCCGCCGGAGAGCGGTGGCCGCCACTCCGCGCCCCCGGACACCGGCGGCCGCCACTCCGCCCCGCCGGACAGCAGCCGCTACGCCAGCCCGGCCGAGGTGGCCCGCTACTCCGCGCCGCCGCGTGTCGGCAACGAGGCGGAGGAGCCGTGGGACAGCCCGCGCCGCTGGGAGACCCGCCCGGTCTCCGGTGAGCCGATCTCGGCCGGGCCGATCTCCGGCACCCCGATGTCGGCGGAGCCGCTCAGCGGGTCCGGCCGGCGCTACCGGGACGAGGAGGACGTGCCGGAGGAGCCGGACTACTGGCGCCCGCCGGCCCGCTACGACGCCGACGAGGCGTTCGTGGACGACACCCCGACGCTTGTCGACCTCGCCTCCCGCCGCGCCATGCGGGCCGGCAAGGACAGCCGGTCTCGTCGCAAGCGGGCCGACGCGGACGCGGTCGACGGGGCGTACTGGGCCGGGCTGCGGGGTGAGGCCCGGTGA
- a CDS encoding NADH-quinone oxidoreductase subunit NuoF family protein, whose product MTRTVPPVACVGEPRLTAGFAEFGRLDLLAHEEVHGPIGPMEPAALLRLAEAIDLKGKGGAGFPFARKLRAVLESCERQDLSAVVVVNATEGEPASWKDKVLLTRAPHLILDGAALAAFALDAEEIVIGVADDDVGRPSLAEALQERRMPVPTTIVTVPHRFISGEGGALVNGINGLPHIPPGTKKRSSDSGVGGLPTLLSNAETYSQLAVAARIGPYEYAALGTDDEPGTVLLTVTGSAKRPAVVECAAGTPLREILDLCEVPPGPGILMGGYHGKWITAAAADRAEVSRKGLTAVGGTLGAGIIVPLGADTCPLGEAAQVVRYLAGESAGQCGPCKMGLPDLARSVDLAVSGSAPVELVRAAAGDVKGRGACSHPDGTARFALSAMEVFADDLRLHATGEGCGKRVKGTMGLPGAPDANPQKLTLDWSRCDGHGLCAHVVPDFIRLDGNGYPAFPPTPVPTWLREGALKAVKVCPELALRLVRAE is encoded by the coding sequence GTGACGCGGACCGTCCCGCCGGTAGCCTGCGTCGGCGAGCCCCGCCTGACCGCCGGCTTCGCCGAGTTCGGCCGGCTCGACCTGCTCGCCCACGAGGAGGTGCACGGCCCGATCGGCCCGATGGAACCGGCGGCGCTGCTGCGGCTCGCCGAGGCGATCGACCTCAAGGGCAAGGGCGGCGCGGGTTTCCCGTTCGCCCGCAAGCTGCGCGCGGTGCTGGAGTCCTGCGAGCGGCAGGACCTCTCCGCCGTGGTGGTGGTCAACGCCACCGAGGGGGAACCGGCGAGCTGGAAGGACAAGGTGCTGCTCACTCGCGCCCCGCACCTGATCCTGGACGGCGCCGCGCTGGCCGCGTTCGCGCTGGACGCGGAGGAGATCGTCATCGGCGTCGCCGACGACGACGTGGGTCGGCCCTCGCTGGCCGAGGCGTTGCAGGAACGGCGGATGCCGGTGCCGACCACCATCGTCACGGTGCCGCACCGGTTCATCTCCGGCGAGGGCGGCGCGCTCGTCAACGGCATCAACGGCCTTCCGCACATCCCGCCCGGCACCAAGAAGCGCTCCAGCGACTCCGGCGTCGGCGGGCTGCCCACGCTGCTGTCGAACGCCGAGACGTACTCCCAGCTCGCCGTCGCCGCCCGCATCGGCCCGTACGAGTACGCCGCGCTCGGCACCGACGACGAGCCGGGCACGGTGCTGCTCACCGTCACCGGGTCGGCGAAGCGGCCCGCCGTGGTGGAGTGCGCCGCGGGCACCCCGCTGCGCGAGATCCTCGACCTGTGCGAGGTCCCGCCCGGCCCCGGCATCCTGATGGGCGGCTACCACGGAAAGTGGATCACCGCGGCGGCGGCGGACCGGGCCGAGGTGTCCCGCAAGGGGCTCACCGCAGTGGGTGGCACGCTCGGCGCCGGCATCATCGTGCCGCTCGGCGCCGACACCTGCCCGCTCGGGGAGGCCGCCCAGGTCGTGCGCTACCTGGCCGGCGAGTCCGCCGGGCAGTGCGGCCCGTGCAAGATGGGCCTGCCCGACCTGGCCCGCTCGGTCGACCTCGCGGTCTCCGGCAGCGCCCCGGTCGAACTGGTCCGGGCCGCGGCTGGCGACGTCAAGGGACGCGGCGCGTGCAGCCACCCGGACGGCACCGCCCGGTTCGCGCTGTCCGCCATGGAGGTGTTCGCCGACGACCTGCGGCTGCACGCCACCGGCGAGGGCTGCGGCAAGCGGGTCAAGGGCACGATGGGCCTGCCCGGCGCGCCCGACGCCAACCCGCAGAAGCTCACGCTGGACTGGTCCCGCTGCGACGGGCACGGGCTCTGCGCGCACGTGGTGCCGGACTTCATCCGGCTCGACGGCAACGGATACCCGGCGTTCCCGCCCACCCCGGTGCCGACGTGGCTGCGCGAGGGCGCGCTCAAGGCGGTAAAGGTCTGTCCCGAACTCGCGCTCCGGCTGGTCCGGGCCGAGTAG
- the serS gene encoding serine--tRNA ligase, with protein MLDMELIRKDREAVATALAKRLDPAEVTRALDDIQRLDQERRALITEIDAERQRRKAEARAYAEAKRSGGTPQPVAPEAERKQLAELESQLDEVQSRLRSAMSELPNLPADDVVAGGKEANRVVRTFGEAPAIEKVRDHVELSRALGLVDHERGVKLGGSGFWMYTGMGARLEWALVNWLIEQNIQAGYEFLLPPHLLLESAGFAAGQFPKFHDDVYHIDKQSSSRGQFLLPTAETAILGAYQDEILETPKLPLKAFAYTPCYRREAAGSHSDERGTVRGHQFNKVEIFQFTLPEQAGEALEAMVGHVEGLVGKLGLHFQTSLLAASDASASMKKTLDVEVWMPSTGKYKEVSSVSWAGDYQARRAAIRYREPGAKQTRFVHTLNGSALATSRLFPAILEQHQQSDGSVVVPEVLRDKLGTDRLTPR; from the coding sequence ATGCTCGACATGGAGTTGATCCGGAAGGATCGCGAGGCGGTGGCGACCGCGCTGGCGAAGCGTCTGGATCCCGCCGAGGTCACCCGGGCGCTGGACGACATCCAGCGGCTCGACCAGGAACGACGCGCCCTGATCACGGAGATCGACGCCGAGCGGCAGCGCCGCAAGGCCGAGGCGCGGGCGTACGCGGAGGCGAAACGGTCCGGCGGCACGCCGCAGCCGGTCGCCCCGGAGGCCGAGCGCAAGCAGCTCGCGGAGCTGGAGTCCCAGCTCGACGAGGTGCAGTCCCGGCTCCGCTCGGCGATGAGCGAGCTGCCGAACCTGCCCGCCGACGACGTGGTCGCCGGGGGCAAGGAGGCCAACCGGGTGGTGCGGACGTTCGGCGAGGCGCCCGCCATCGAGAAGGTACGCGACCACGTGGAGCTGAGCCGCGCGCTCGGCCTGGTCGACCACGAGCGGGGCGTGAAGCTCGGCGGCTCGGGCTTCTGGATGTACACCGGTATGGGCGCCCGGCTGGAGTGGGCGCTGGTGAACTGGCTGATCGAGCAGAACATCCAGGCCGGCTACGAGTTCCTGCTCCCGCCGCACCTGCTGCTGGAGAGCGCCGGTTTCGCGGCCGGGCAGTTCCCGAAGTTCCACGACGACGTCTACCACATCGACAAGCAGTCGTCCTCGCGCGGCCAGTTCCTGCTGCCCACGGCGGAGACGGCGATCCTCGGCGCGTACCAGGACGAGATCCTGGAGACGCCGAAGCTGCCGTTGAAGGCGTTCGCGTACACGCCCTGCTATCGCCGTGAGGCGGCCGGTTCGCACTCCGACGAGCGCGGCACGGTGCGCGGCCACCAGTTCAACAAGGTGGAGATCTTCCAGTTCACGCTGCCGGAGCAGGCGGGCGAGGCGCTTGAGGCGATGGTCGGGCACGTCGAGGGCCTGGTCGGCAAGCTCGGTCTGCACTTCCAGACCAGCCTGCTCGCCGCCAGTGACGCCAGCGCCTCGATGAAGAAGACGCTCGACGTCGAGGTCTGGATGCCGAGCACCGGCAAGTACAAGGAGGTGTCGTCGGTCTCCTGGGCCGGTGACTACCAGGCCCGCCGGGCGGCGATCCGCTACCGCGAGCCGGGCGCGAAGCAGACCCGTTTCGTGCACACGCTCAACGGCTCGGCGCTCGCCACCAGCCGCCTGTTCCCGGCCATCCTGGAGCAGCACCAGCAGTCCGACGGCTCGGTGGTGGTCCCGGAGGTCCTGCGCGACAAGCTCGGCACCGACCGCCTCACCCCGCGCTGA
- a CDS encoding alpha-amylase — translation MHRRRFRAAALALGLAASLLVPITAAAPPATAATPGAKKVIVQLFEWNWTSVAAECTSTLGPKGYGYVQVSPPQEHVNSSQWWVSYQPVSYRIESRKGTRAQFQSMVNTCHAAGVKVIVDAVVNHMSGQENGGTGWAGSSYGHYNYPGVYSAQDFHYCGRNGNNDIANYNDRYEVQNCELVNLADLKTESEYVRGRLAAYLNDLLSLGVDGFRLDGSKHMPAADIAAIKAKLNRSAYLVQEVIYGAGEPIQPTEYTGNGDVHEFRYGKDLARLFNNERLAYLRNFGESWGYLSSAKAVVFTDNHDTQREGGVLTYRDRGTYALANAFMLAWPYGTPAVMSSFTYSGRDQGPPADGSNRITNVTCYSGWECEHRWPVIANMVGFRNATEGAGVSNWYDNGYQHIAFSRTGKGYLTINDEGTAVNGRSYYTGLPAGRYCDVVHGTFSNGSCSGPVITVDSSGWFAANVPAHDAIAIHIGAKLS, via the coding sequence ATGCACCGACGCCGATTCCGCGCCGCGGCGCTCGCCCTGGGCCTGGCCGCGAGCCTGCTCGTCCCGATCACGGCGGCGGCTCCCCCGGCCACCGCCGCCACCCCGGGCGCCAAAAAGGTCATCGTCCAGCTCTTCGAGTGGAACTGGACCTCGGTGGCCGCCGAGTGCACCAGCACGCTGGGCCCGAAGGGCTACGGCTACGTGCAGGTGTCCCCGCCCCAGGAACACGTCAACAGCAGCCAGTGGTGGGTGTCCTACCAGCCGGTCAGCTACCGGATCGAGTCCCGCAAGGGCACCCGCGCGCAGTTCCAGTCCATGGTGAACACGTGCCACGCGGCGGGCGTGAAGGTGATCGTCGACGCCGTGGTCAACCACATGTCCGGCCAGGAGAACGGCGGCACCGGCTGGGCCGGCTCGTCGTACGGCCACTACAACTACCCCGGCGTCTACTCGGCGCAGGACTTCCACTACTGCGGGCGCAACGGCAACAACGACATCGCCAACTACAACGACCGGTACGAGGTGCAGAACTGCGAGCTGGTCAACCTCGCCGACCTCAAGACCGAGTCGGAGTACGTGCGCGGCCGGCTCGCCGCGTACCTCAACGACCTGCTCTCCCTCGGCGTCGACGGTTTCCGGCTGGACGGCAGCAAGCACATGCCGGCCGCCGACATCGCCGCGATCAAGGCCAAGCTGAACCGCAGTGCGTACCTGGTGCAGGAGGTCATCTACGGCGCTGGTGAGCCGATCCAGCCGACCGAGTACACCGGCAACGGTGACGTGCACGAGTTCCGGTACGGCAAGGACCTGGCCCGGCTGTTCAACAACGAGCGGCTGGCGTACCTGAGGAACTTCGGCGAGTCCTGGGGCTACCTGTCGAGCGCGAAGGCGGTGGTCTTCACCGACAACCACGACACCCAGCGCGAGGGCGGCGTGCTCACCTACCGCGACCGCGGCACGTACGCGCTGGCGAACGCGTTCATGCTGGCCTGGCCGTACGGCACGCCGGCGGTGATGTCGAGCTTCACCTACAGCGGCCGGGACCAGGGTCCGCCCGCCGACGGCAGCAACCGGATCACCAACGTCACCTGCTACTCGGGCTGGGAGTGCGAGCACCGCTGGCCGGTCATCGCCAACATGGTCGGCTTCCGTAACGCCACCGAGGGCGCCGGGGTCTCCAACTGGTACGACAACGGCTACCAGCACATCGCGTTCAGCCGTACCGGCAAGGGCTACCTGACGATCAACGACGAGGGCACCGCGGTGAACGGGCGCTCGTACTACACCGGGCTGCCGGCGGGCCGCTACTGCGACGTCGTCCACGGCACGTTCAGCAACGGCTCGTGCAGCGGGCCGGTGATCACCGTGGACTCGTCCGGCTGGTTCGCCGCGAACGTCCCCGCCCACGACG